Genomic window (Oryza sativa Japonica Group chromosome 3, ASM3414082v1):
TGTTCTAGTATGATCAAAGATTAAAGGCTTATTTATCAGCAAGCTCTAGTCCATGGCTCTGCCCCCTCACATTCTAGCAGAGCTCCAATAAATCAATAATCTCAAGCATAACACAGTAACACACCAAGAAAAGCAGAAAAAGGAATTGAAATGCCAACAGAAAACAGAagttagtatatatatagtaatatGAACACACTGATACAAATAATTTGAGAGGATAACGAGCGTTCTACATACAAATCCTCCTCGAGCTGTCATGTGAACGATTCTTGGATCTCTTCGAGTGCCTTCCCTTTAGTTTCTGGCACTAACCTTGCCACGAACAACACCGTGACCAAGCTCGCCGCAGAGAACAGAAAGAAGGTACCTGCGCACAGAAAGTAAAATATCCTCAGAACAATGAGACAATCGGCCATAGAGATATTACAGCTTGGAACCCAACCGGAAGCATATGTTCATCTTTTTCGAAGCTAAATTCGACTGTTTTATTTACATATAGTGCATCTATCCCATGAGATACCGGTGAGGTATGTTTTGCTTTCTCTTCCTATTGTCCTAGGTTTGTAAGGGGTGAAGATGCCTTACCTGCAGAGTTCCAATCCATGAGGAAATTGAATGAGTAGGAAATTGCGAAGGAACCAATCCAGCTAACCAGCGTCACCAAGCTTCCAGCTATTGCTTTTATTTCAATGGAGAATATCTGCGGAAATAAACAAGGGCTCAGGAACACAAGTTCCTGACAGACCTCCAAGAATACGGGAGCATAATAGGAGTACAATATTAACTTGACGGTGTTCCTTTTTCCTACCTCAGACATGATAACCCAAGGAACAGGTCCCATTCCAACTGAGTATGCAGCGTAATATACCTATTGTAGGAAGCAGTGTCAGAGCATGACATTTCAAAAATTCAAAGATGCAATCATCAGAAATATTCGTCTCCAAATGTTTGAAAGAAACTTATTTGGGAATTGGCTGAAAGTTGTGAAATATTTGAAAGATTTTACATTGAAAGTACACAACACTGTAAAAGTTAGGTGTTTATGAATTCTTTACCGATATGCCATAAAGAGCCAATGTTGGAACCAGTTGTGCATACACTCCTTGTGCCTGTAAGACCATGAAACGCGGATCAATCAAATTGGACGGAAAAGTAAATACTCTGCTAAGAATGGTACAGGTATACAGGGATAGACTCCTTGTTCCTTAACCTACATATTATTTAAATTAGTAAATTAATTAAGGTTTATCAAAACTCTTCAGAATTGTTGATTTGTTCAGTTTCATTTTACTGCAAGTTCATACTTCCACCTGGTTATTTAATGTTGTCTGGAGTGATGCTGTCCTGTCATTGTTTCTCCAACCACCAAATATAAGTCGTGCAACGAATTGAGTAATTTGAAGGTAAGCAACTCTGAAAACAGAAGTGTATAGTTAATTACTTACCTTGAAGTAGAACGATAATCCAGTCAGAAAGCAGCCCAGAAATGTTCCAGACGCAGAGACCTTAATAACAGAAGAATCTCACAATACATAATTGATAATTCCAGACCCAGAGAATGATAATTGATCTGTTTCGTTTTATTCAATTGGCTCAGGTTTTGTATTGTTCATACCAGTAGAAGGGCTCTTCTTCCACTTCTATCCATGAGAAGGGCACCAAACAATGTGAGTGGAATCTGAAACAATTGCAGTTACAGAAAATGTTAGGAATGGAAGCGGGGGTGGGCAAGCAGGTTTTGTTTTGCCCATTTATCACAATTCTAGTtaatttttcttccaaattttgTACTACCAAGTAGGAAATGAACTACTATGCAGAGGTTTTTATGTGGGTAGTGGGATtgcccacttgcatccctagaAGATGTTATGCCCATTTACTTTCATTGACAGAAAGGACATAAAGCCGACCTGAAAAATTCCAATCAAGGTGGTCCCAAGCTTTCCAGAAAACCCTGGAGTTCaggaaaaaacaaattacagatagTCCCTCTAATCAGAGAATAACAAATAtatccctccgttttttaatagatgatattattgacttttgaacatatgtttgatcattcgtcttattaaaaaattttatgcaaatgtacaagatataaatcatgcttaaagtactttgagtgataaaacaactcacaacaaaataaattataattacgtaaattttttaaataagacgaatggtcaaatgtgtgaaaaaaagttaacggcgtcatctattaaaaaacggaggtaacTACTTAGGCATTTGAATACCTGCAGAGGAAAAGATATAGCTTGTATAAAATCCCAAGGCATTTATTCCTCCCAGCTGCTGAAAGACCATCAGGCCAACACCCACCTAAGCATCATAGTTTGATGATTATTTTATTTCTGAAAAACAGCATTTCGCATCATCAAGTTCAGATCTTTTAGGGTAAAATGCAATGCCTTTCAACAGCTTGAAACTTCTTACAATGACTGCAAACAAATTCTTTCTCTGAAACAAATCTTGAACCCTGGCCTCAGGTAAGCTACGAAGTGATTCGATATATTCCTGCATAAAACAATTGTTATAAACATCTTCACtacaaactactccctccgtcccctaatataagagattttgacattttgcttgcactgtttgaccatttgtcttattctaaagattttggaattattattaattttatttgtgacttactttattatccaaagaactttaagcacaacttttcgtgttttatatttgcacattttttttgaataagacgagtggtcaaacgttacaagaaaATAGTGAATATCCCTTATATTaaaggacggaggtagtactagaaTGAATTTAGAATGGAATTAACTCTAATCCCAGCAGCCTCTTCAGATATGTCAGCATTCTCCCCTCTAAGCTTTTGCAGTGAAGCATTGAATTCTTTGACTCTCCCTGTATTGGCCTGCCATGTTATTAAACAAAGGACTTCAGTTAGAGACATCCACTATGATAGCTTATGTCAGGGTTTAACTCTTTAACAAAGATGCTACATTTCACATTGGACTGTTATATCATTTGTCAATCTGATTAATTCATGATCTATTTCACCGAAGATGTTATGTTCCCGTAGgtgtcttccttttttttttcagtcatGCAGTATATACCTTCGGCTATGGGTTGATTTAACTTATTTTCTTACTTAATGCAATGCTACAAAATTATTTTATGTATTTTCTAAAATGAAATAATAAGACTAACAATATACGTTGCATTAGtttgttccaaaaaaaacactaataaTCATCAAAAGTTGGATTGATAAAATCAATGTATTTTGGCATCCATATTAAAGAAAAGGGTTATAGTTACTATCTTACCAGCCACCTAGGAGATTCTGGAATAAACAGAAGCCCAACAAGGAGGAAAGCACAAGGCACTAATCCTGGGTAAACATGCAGTATTAGTTTCCTTTAGCGGATATCATAAGACAGATAATGCGTATATCTTACCTACTAGAACCAACGAGCGCCATGAAAGAAGTGCCCCAATAATGTAAGCAGCTGAACATCCTGAGCAGATGAACAACTGCATGCACAGAAGGGCCAATGCTAATGTTTAAGAattattaaattaaataaacatCAATAGGCTATCCAGTTCCAGTTCTCCTACCTGATTTGAAGATGCAAGACCCCCTCGAAGATCCTTTGGGGCTATTTCAGATATGAACACAGGCACCTGTGCCATTCCATGGTAATTTAAGTGCCTGTAAGATTCTAATGCTATGTTGACAAGACACGAATGATACGTTACTACAGAAGATGTATGTGGGAACATAACTGAGACCGTAAATTGTATTACTCAGCCAAAAGGCTATATATGGATTATGAGATTAAACCATACAAAATGAGATAACATAACCACCCTTGATACTTAGATGGTAGTACACTAGTACCCTTGACACATTACACTAGTACATTAAACTCTATCTTTTCTTTTACAGTATGAATAGTCAGATATGCATTGAGAAATTAG
Coding sequences:
- the LOC4332900 gene encoding sugar transporter ERD6-like 7; this translates as MMAAAFPLSTAAPPSPPLVLRRSAAAAYSPSSPFELYRNHRRPARRVHCAASASAAARRRDACCALRPPAAARGGAAAAQGQAGAAPHGGAGEGSLWMVFLATAVAVCGSFEFGTCVGYSAPAQAGIVNDFGLSNSEYGVFGSVLTIGAMIGALTSGRLADSLGRKTTMGLAAIIGIVGWFTIYFANGATMLYLGRVLLGYCTGVLSYVVPVFISEIAPKDLRGGLASSNQLFICSGCSAAYIIGALLSWRSLVLVGLVPCAFLLVGLLFIPESPRWLANTGRVKEFNASLQKLRGENADISEEAAGIREYIESLRSLPEARVQDLFQRKNLFAVIVGVGLMVFQQLGGINALGFYTSYIFSSAGFSGKLGTTLIGIFQIPLTLFGALLMDRSGRRALLLVSASGTFLGCFLTGLSFYFKAQGVYAQLVPTLALYGISVYYAAYSVGMGPVPWVIMSEIFSIEIKAIAGSLVTLVSWIGSFAISYSFNFLMDWNSAGTFFLFSAASLVTVLFVARLVPETKGKALEEIQESFT